One bacterium DNA window includes the following coding sequences:
- a CDS encoding glycosyltransferase family 4 protein, whose amino-acid sequence GHVFNNYFGKIKTRIFILIERALAMISDQVITISPEQYRDITATYRIASPGKVSMIRLGLDLEPLRNLPHSDVLRRSLDLPEGSILMGFIGRLVPIKNLGMALHVLERLLLENQAYHLCIAGDGPEKAQWQQYSEEKGLTEHVHFLGWVERIAYILSGIDILILTSRNEGTPIAVIEAMASRVPVIATAVGGVPDLIQNERTGFTVPSDDVEAMVRYITRVTQAPESLGDLKKAAEEEIYAKYEYHHLVREIDQLYSRLYFNKTRHLQQNALPH is encoded by the coding sequence GGACATGTCTTCAATAACTATTTCGGCAAGATCAAGACCCGGATTTTTATTTTAATTGAACGAGCGCTGGCCATGATTTCAGACCAGGTGATCACCATCAGCCCGGAGCAATACCGCGACATCACCGCGACCTACCGGATCGCCTCTCCGGGAAAGGTGTCGATGATTCGGCTGGGACTCGATTTGGAACCTCTGCGGAATTTGCCACACTCCGATGTGCTCCGCAGATCTCTGGATCTTCCGGAGGGGTCCATTTTGATGGGCTTTATCGGCAGACTGGTCCCGATCAAGAATCTGGGCATGGCTTTGCACGTTCTGGAGCGGCTGCTTCTGGAAAACCAAGCTTACCATCTCTGTATCGCCGGGGACGGCCCGGAAAAGGCGCAGTGGCAACAGTACAGTGAGGAGAAGGGGCTCACCGAACATGTACACTTTCTGGGATGGGTGGAGCGCATCGCCTATATTCTCTCCGGCATTGACATTTTGATATTGACCTCCCGCAATGAAGGCACGCCTATTGCGGTCATCGAGGCAATGGCCAGCCGGGTCCCGGTCATCGCCACGGCTGTCGGCGGTGTGCCAGACCTCATTCAGAATGAGCGCACCGGTTTCACGGTGCCTTCCGATGATGTCGAAGCGATGGTCCGGTATATCACCCGGGTTACGCAAGCCCCGGAAAGCCTTGGCGATCTGAAGAAGGCTGCAGAGGAAGAGATCTATGCAAAATATGAATATCATCATCTGGTACGGGAGATCGATCAGCTCTATTCCCGGCTCTACTTCAATAAGACCCGGCATCTGCAGCAGAATGCTCTTCCACACTGA